A window of Streptomyces sp. DG1A-41 contains these coding sequences:
- a CDS encoding anti-sigma regulatory factor — MQASRHAAPARLPIGSDADLAWVRQQVRQAAAELGFGLVQQTKLVTAASELARNTLVHGGGGHVEITPLDTGPSPGLRLAFVDTGPGIRDLDRAMTDGYTSGGGLGLGLSGAKRLVHEFEVDSRPGEGTTVTVTAWAAVVPPSRPGS, encoded by the coding sequence ATGCAGGCTTCCCGCCACGCGGCCCCGGCCAGGCTGCCGATCGGCTCGGACGCCGACCTGGCCTGGGTACGGCAGCAGGTCCGGCAGGCCGCCGCCGAGCTCGGTTTCGGTCTGGTGCAGCAGACCAAGCTCGTCACCGCCGCCAGCGAGCTGGCCCGCAACACCCTCGTCCACGGCGGCGGTGGCCATGTGGAGATCACCCCGCTGGACACCGGGCCGTCGCCCGGCCTGCGGCTGGCCTTCGTCGACACCGGGCCCGGCATCCGTGACCTGGACCGGGCGATGACCGACGGCTACACCAGCGGCGGCGGGCTCGGACTCGGCCTGAGCGGGGCCAAGCGGCTGGTCCACGAGTTCGAGGTGGACAGCCGGCCCGGTGAGGGGACCACCGTCACCGTCACCGCCTGGGCCGCGGTCGTACCGCCGTCCCGGCCGGGGTCGTGA
- a CDS encoding MarR family transcriptional regulator yields the protein MTDLGGPGDPRARRRGDGPEAVAAQIADAVESLTALWSVAAQDASLRLSLHQLRALRTLEAAPGLNLTALADRLDIGLPTASRLCDRLAAAGLLERAPHPDTRREVQLWLTPHGQHVLGDVAHRRAQALTTALAAMEPAERVALSQGLRGFFAARDAEFRRIDGTERAGGGEGTGPAGGADPGGGADPRPRD from the coding sequence GTGACCGATCTCGGCGGCCCCGGCGATCCCCGGGCGAGGAGACGGGGCGATGGCCCGGAGGCCGTCGCGGCACAGATCGCCGACGCCGTGGAGAGTCTGACGGCCCTGTGGTCGGTCGCCGCCCAGGACGCGTCACTGCGCCTGTCCCTGCACCAGCTGCGGGCGCTGCGCACCCTGGAGGCGGCGCCCGGCCTGAATCTGACGGCCCTGGCGGACCGGCTGGACATCGGCCTCCCGACGGCCAGCCGCCTCTGCGACCGCCTGGCGGCGGCCGGCCTCCTGGAACGCGCACCGCACCCCGACACCCGCCGCGAGGTACAGCTGTGGCTCACCCCGCACGGGCAGCACGTCCTGGGCGACGTCGCCCACCGCCGGGCCCAGGCCCTGACCACGGCGCTGGCGGCGATGGAACCGGCGGAACGGGTGGCGCTGAGCCAGGGGTTGAGGGGGTTTTTCGCGGCGCGGGACGCGGAGTTCCGTCGGATCGACGGGACGGAACGGGCCGGCGGGGGCGAGGGGACTGGCCCGGCCGGCGGGGCCGACCCGGGCGGCGGGGCTGACCCCCGACCGCGGGACTGA
- a CDS encoding ATP-binding SpoIIE family protein phosphatase: MSRVWDVPVDDSTRVRDVRVAAEAAGACAGLAPNRTATAALVATELATNLVRHADGGYVVINLVERAPADDRRLSVQLVAVDHGPGIPDVAAAMRDGYTTAASLGAGLGTCRRIANDFDLHSAPGRGTVAVARIDHEPPAGRHRTPPQGLRAGGVNVPLGRAEYSGDAWSRVCAGDRVTLLLADGLGHGAKAAEASGAAVDALHGVADRPPAEILRHLGGALRRTRGAAVAVAQLDLGTGRLHFAGIGNVGARLRTDGTWKAMLSQPGIVGAQAPASATVQREPWQDDSLLLLHSDGLPGRWTPPDDTVLLGCDPAVVAAVVLRDAGSAARPVRDDACVAVLGGGSRLGPGG, translated from the coding sequence ATGAGCAGGGTGTGGGACGTGCCGGTGGACGACTCGACCCGGGTGCGGGACGTCCGGGTGGCGGCCGAGGCGGCCGGCGCGTGCGCCGGGCTCGCACCGAACCGCACCGCGACCGCGGCGCTCGTGGCGACGGAGCTGGCGACCAACCTCGTGCGGCACGCGGACGGCGGGTACGTCGTCATCAACCTCGTCGAACGCGCACCCGCCGACGACCGGCGCTTGTCCGTGCAGCTCGTCGCGGTCGACCACGGCCCGGGCATCCCGGACGTCGCGGCGGCGATGCGCGACGGCTACACCACCGCGGCCTCCCTGGGCGCCGGCCTCGGCACGTGCCGGCGCATAGCGAACGACTTCGACCTGCACAGCGCCCCCGGCCGGGGCACCGTGGCCGTGGCCCGTATCGACCACGAGCCCCCCGCCGGTCGGCATCGGACGCCCCCTCAGGGGTTGCGCGCCGGTGGCGTCAACGTCCCCCTCGGCCGGGCCGAGTACTCCGGCGACGCCTGGAGCCGGGTGTGCGCCGGCGACCGCGTGACCCTGCTGCTCGCCGACGGGCTCGGCCATGGAGCCAAGGCCGCCGAGGCGTCCGGCGCCGCCGTGGACGCGCTGCACGGCGTGGCCGACCGGCCGCCCGCCGAGATACTGCGGCATCTGGGCGGGGCCCTGCGCCGCACCCGGGGCGCGGCCGTCGCCGTGGCCCAACTGGACCTCGGAACCGGGCGGTTGCACTTCGCCGGGATCGGCAACGTCGGCGCCCGCCTGCGTACCGACGGCACCTGGAAGGCGATGCTGTCCCAGCCGGGCATCGTGGGCGCGCAGGCCCCGGCGTCCGCGACCGTGCAGCGGGAGCCGTGGCAGGACGACAGTCTGCTCCTCCTGCACAGCGACGGCCTGCCCGGCCGCTGGACGCCGCCCGACGACACCGTGCTCCTCGGCTGCGACCCGGCGGTGGTGGCCGCGGTGGTCCTCCGGGACGCGGGCAGCGCGGCTCGCCCGGTGCGGGATGACGCGTGTGTGGCGGTGCTGGGCGGGGGGAGTCGTCTCGGCCCGGGTGGCTGA
- a CDS encoding RNA polymerase sigma factor SigF, protein MTATTRIGTTTDSGTDTGEELPQITEPQKLAPQDARELTGQFLGRLAVLEEGTPEYQYARNTLIEMNMSLVRFAARRFRTSGQSMEDVVQVGVIGLIKAIDRFEVSREVQFTSFAVPYIIGEIKRFFRDTSWAVHVPRRLQEARTELAKATEELASRLGRAPKVAELAALMNLSEEEVVEAQVAANGYLSSSLDAAITGDSEENDTTLSEFIGEEDPALELVEDFHALAPLVAELDDRQRLILHLRFVEERTQAEIGKHLGISQMHVSRLISRTVARLRSGMLATG, encoded by the coding sequence GTGACGGCGACCACGCGCATCGGCACGACGACGGATTCCGGCACCGACACCGGTGAGGAACTGCCGCAGATCACCGAGCCGCAGAAGCTCGCCCCGCAGGACGCGCGCGAGCTGACCGGACAGTTCCTCGGCCGGCTCGCCGTGCTGGAGGAGGGCACGCCCGAATACCAGTACGCGCGCAACACGCTCATCGAGATGAACATGTCGCTGGTGCGGTTCGCGGCCCGCCGGTTCCGGACGAGCGGCCAGTCGATGGAGGACGTCGTCCAGGTCGGCGTCATCGGGCTGATCAAGGCCATCGACCGGTTCGAGGTCTCTCGCGAGGTCCAGTTCACCAGCTTCGCGGTGCCGTACATCATCGGCGAGATAAAGCGGTTCTTCCGCGACACGTCCTGGGCCGTGCACGTGCCGCGCCGTCTTCAGGAGGCCCGTACGGAACTCGCCAAGGCCACCGAGGAACTGGCCTCCCGCCTCGGCCGCGCGCCGAAGGTCGCGGAGCTGGCGGCGCTGATGAACCTCTCGGAGGAGGAGGTCGTCGAGGCCCAGGTCGCGGCGAACGGCTACCTCTCCTCGTCCCTGGACGCCGCGATCACCGGCGACTCGGAGGAGAACGACACCACGCTCTCCGAGTTCATCGGCGAGGAGGACCCGGCCCTCGAACTCGTCGAGGACTTCCACGCGCTGGCTCCCCTGGTCGCCGAACTCGACGACCGCCAACGCCTCATCCTCCACCTCCGCTTCGTGGAGGAACGCACCCAGGCGGAAATCGGCAAGCACCTCGGCATCTCCCAGATGCACGTCTCCCGCCTGATCTCCCGTACGGTGGCACGTCTGAGGTCGGGGATGCTGGCGACCGGCTAG
- a CDS encoding DEAD/DEAH box helicase, with protein MSIASTDHIVVPENEAADVTPELTFADLGLPEGVVRKLAQNGVTTPFPIQAATIPDALLGKDILGRGRTGSGKTLSFGLPALATLAGGRTEKHKPRAVILTPTRELAMQVADALQPYGDVLGLKMKVVCGGTSMGNQIYALEKGVDVLVATPGRLRDIINRGACSLENVQIAVLDEADQMSDLGFMPEVTELLDQIPAGGQRMLFSATMENEIKTLVDRYLNNPVSHEVDAAQGAVTTMSHHILIVKPKDKAPVTAAIASRKGRTIIFVRTQLGADRVAEQLRDSGVKADALHGGMTQGARTRTLADFKDGYVNVLVATDVAARGIHVDGIDLVLNVDPAGDHKDYLHRAGRTARAGRTGTVVSLSLPHQRRQIFRLMEDAGVDATRHIIQGGAAFDPEVAEITGARSMTEVQAESVGNAAQQAEREVAQLTKELERAQRRANELREESDRLLARVARERGEEPQAVASAESAEVPAGDEIAVPEQRTAQDVEREQRPEASAPYERRERREERGGFGRDRNADRDRSFDRDRGGRSFERRDDRGGRPFERRDERGGFNRDRDRDRGGRSFDRDRGGRSFERRDDRADRGGDRGGRSFERRDDRGGRSFDRDGGGRSFERRDDRGGRPFERRDERGGRPFERRDERGGGFNRDRDRDRGGFRRDERGGHRGSDRPFNRDRRDDRPGFRSGGHDRPGHDRPQGRRDDHRGGGSFGRREDKPRWKRNS; from the coding sequence ATGTCCATCGCCAGTACTGATCACATCGTCGTGCCCGAGAACGAGGCAGCCGACGTCACCCCCGAACTCACCTTCGCCGACCTCGGCCTTCCCGAGGGCGTCGTGCGCAAGCTCGCGCAGAACGGTGTGACCACCCCCTTCCCGATCCAGGCCGCGACCATCCCGGACGCCCTGCTCGGCAAGGACATCCTCGGCCGTGGCCGCACCGGCTCCGGCAAGACCCTCTCCTTCGGACTGCCGGCCCTGGCCACGCTGGCCGGCGGCCGGACCGAGAAGCACAAGCCGCGGGCCGTCATCCTCACGCCGACGCGTGAGCTCGCCATGCAGGTCGCCGACGCGCTCCAGCCCTACGGTGACGTCCTCGGCCTCAAGATGAAGGTCGTCTGCGGCGGTACGTCCATGGGCAACCAGATCTACGCCCTGGAGAAGGGCGTCGACGTCCTGGTCGCCACCCCGGGCCGGCTGCGCGACATCATCAACCGCGGCGCCTGCTCGCTGGAGAACGTGCAGATCGCCGTTCTCGACGAGGCCGACCAGATGTCCGACCTGGGCTTCATGCCCGAGGTGACGGAGCTGCTGGACCAGATCCCCGCGGGCGGTCAGCGGATGCTGTTCTCCGCGACCATGGAGAACGAGATCAAGACCCTCGTCGACCGGTACCTGAACAACCCGGTCAGCCACGAGGTCGACGCCGCCCAGGGCGCCGTCACCACGATGTCGCACCACATCCTCATCGTGAAGCCCAAGGACAAGGCGCCGGTCACCGCGGCCATCGCCTCCCGCAAGGGCCGCACGATCATCTTCGTCCGCACCCAGCTGGGCGCCGACCGCGTCGCCGAGCAGCTGCGCGACTCCGGTGTGAAGGCCGACGCGCTGCACGGCGGCATGACCCAGGGCGCGCGGACGCGGACCCTGGCCGACTTCAAGGACGGGTACGTCAACGTGCTCGTGGCGACCGACGTCGCGGCGCGCGGCATCCACGTCGACGGCATCGACCTGGTGCTGAACGTGGACCCGGCCGGCGACCACAAGGACTACCTGCACCGCGCCGGCCGTACGGCGCGCGCGGGCCGTACCGGCACCGTCGTCTCCCTCTCGCTGCCGCACCAGCGGCGTCAGATCTTCCGGTTGATGGAGGACGCGGGCGTCGACGCCACGCGCCACATCATCCAGGGCGGCGCGGCCTTCGACCCGGAGGTCGCCGAGATCACCGGTGCCCGGTCGATGACCGAGGTCCAGGCCGAGTCCGTGGGCAACGCCGCGCAGCAGGCCGAGCGCGAGGTCGCCCAGCTCACCAAGGAGCTGGAGCGGGCGCAGCGGCGTGCGAACGAGCTGCGCGAGGAGTCCGACCGGCTGCTCGCTCGGGTCGCTCGGGAGCGGGGCGAGGAGCCGCAGGCGGTTGCGTCCGCGGAGTCCGCGGAGGTTCCGGCCGGCGACGAGATCGCGGTGCCGGAGCAGCGGACCGCGCAGGACGTCGAGCGCGAGCAGCGACCCGAGGCTTCCGCGCCGTACGAGCGGCGGGAGCGGCGCGAGGAGCGCGGCGGGTTCGGCCGTGACCGGAACGCCGACCGGGACCGGTCCTTCGACCGTGACCGCGGCGGCCGGTCCTTCGAGCGGCGCGACGACCGTGGTGGCCGTCCGTTCGAGCGGCGTGACGAGCGCGGTGGCTTCAACCGGGACCGTGACCGCGACCGCGGTGGTCGTTCCTTCGACCGTGACCGTGGTGGCCGTTCGTTCGAGCGCCGGGACGACCGTGCCGACCGGGGCGGCGACCGCGGTGGCCGGTCCTTCGAGCGGCGTGATGACCGTGGCGGGCGTTCCTTCGACCGCGACGGTGGTGGCCGGTCCTTCGAGCGGCGCGACGACCGTGGTGGCCGTCCCTTCGAGCGGCGCGACGAGCGCGGCGGCCGTCCGTTCGAGCGGCGGGACGAGCGCGGCGGCGGGTTCAACCGCGACCGTGACCGGGACCGTGGCGGCTTCCGCCGTGACGAGCGCGGTGGGCACCGTGGCAGCGACCGTCCCTTCAACCGGGACCGCCGGGACGACCGTCCGGGCTTCCGTTCCGGCGGGCACGACCGTCCCGGGCACGACCGTCCGCAGGGCCGTCGTGACGACCACCGTGGCGGCGGTTCCTTCGGCCGCCGCGAGGACAAGCCGCGCTGGAAGCGCAACAGCTGA
- a CDS encoding STAS domain-containing protein: protein MSVSEENADREPAAQQVSAFLERRREQIAQRWADAALLRTVFTVSRDEAVEAGRSMAAALAAVAATGRTDDIRAPGFEAVRDQLGRMVASRARMGIDADGIADEVAALREPVTELLRAEFPDPYAPEAQECVLALTVLMGTLRLVVLETTVSAGEEVIARQREQLHEVATPVIKLWDSTVAVPLIGTLDSARSQVVMESLLDAIVAERARYAILDITGVPTVDSLVAQHLMKTVAAARLMGAECIVSGIRPPIAQTIVQLGIDLGTVLTRASLADALAYALSQQGVEIAPLRAADAGAR from the coding sequence GTGTCGGTGTCGGAAGAGAACGCGGACCGGGAGCCGGCCGCACAGCAGGTCAGTGCCTTTCTCGAACGCCGCCGGGAGCAGATCGCCCAACGATGGGCGGACGCCGCGCTGTTGCGCACGGTCTTCACCGTGTCCCGCGACGAGGCGGTGGAGGCGGGCAGGTCGATGGCGGCGGCGCTGGCCGCGGTGGCGGCCACCGGTCGGACGGACGACATCCGGGCCCCCGGATTCGAGGCGGTGCGCGACCAACTGGGGCGGATGGTGGCGTCCCGCGCCCGCATGGGGATCGACGCGGACGGGATCGCCGACGAGGTGGCCGCCCTGCGCGAACCGGTGACCGAGCTGCTGCGCGCCGAGTTCCCGGACCCGTACGCCCCCGAGGCCCAGGAGTGTGTGCTGGCCCTCACCGTGCTGATGGGCACGCTGCGTCTGGTGGTGCTGGAGACGACGGTCAGCGCGGGCGAGGAGGTGATCGCACGGCAGCGCGAGCAGCTGCACGAAGTGGCCACCCCGGTGATCAAGCTCTGGGACAGCACCGTCGCCGTACCGCTGATCGGTACGCTGGACAGCGCGCGCAGCCAGGTGGTCATGGAGAGCCTGCTGGACGCGATCGTCGCCGAGCGCGCCCGGTACGCCATCCTCGACATCACCGGCGTGCCCACGGTCGACTCGCTGGTCGCCCAGCACCTGATGAAGACGGTGGCCGCGGCCCGGCTGATGGGCGCCGAGTGCATCGTCTCCGGCATCCGGCCCCCGATCGCGCAGACCATCGTCCAGCTGGGCATCGACCTCGGCACGGTGCTCACCCGCGCGAGTCTGGCGGACGCCCTGGCCTACGCGCTCAGCCAGCAGGGCGTCGAGATCGCGCCACTCCGGGCGGCCGACGCGGGCGCGCGATGA
- the ribA gene encoding GTP cyclohydrolase II produces the protein MPDIPAVIATPRSRVRVPLRFHDGYEVDAEVVTFHGLADGQEHVAVVLGEPGPVPLVRLHSECLTGDVFGSARCDCGPQLREAVERITERGGVLLYLRQEGRGIGLYNKLDAYALQDEGLDTYEANAALGLPEDARDYTAAAQMLRALGIGELDLLSNNPDKAVQLRDLGVAVRERVPTGVFTTAHNVRYLRAKVLQTQHTLPLAALTGLSAG, from the coding sequence ATGCCCGACATCCCCGCTGTCATCGCCACCCCGCGCTCCCGCGTCCGGGTCCCGCTGCGCTTCCACGACGGTTACGAGGTCGACGCCGAGGTCGTCACCTTCCACGGCCTGGCCGACGGCCAGGAGCACGTGGCCGTCGTCCTGGGCGAGCCCGGCCCGGTTCCGCTGGTGCGGCTGCACTCCGAGTGCCTGACCGGGGACGTGTTCGGCTCGGCCCGCTGCGACTGCGGTCCGCAGCTGCGCGAGGCGGTCGAGCGCATAACCGAGCGCGGCGGCGTGCTCCTCTACCTCCGCCAGGAGGGCCGGGGCATCGGCCTCTACAACAAGCTCGACGCGTACGCCCTCCAGGACGAGGGCCTCGACACCTACGAGGCGAACGCGGCCCTGGGGCTGCCGGAGGACGCCCGCGACTACACGGCGGCGGCCCAGATGCTCCGGGCCCTGGGCATCGGCGAGCTGGACCTGCTCTCCAACAACCCCGACAAGGCCGTCCAGCTGCGCGACCTGGGCGTGGCCGTCCGCGAGCGCGTCCCCACGGGCGTCTTCACCACCGCGCACAACGTCCGCTACCTGCGTGCGAAGGTCCTCCAGACCCAGCACACGCTGCCACTCGCCGCGCTGACGGGGCTCAGCGCGGGCTGA
- a CDS encoding metallopeptidase family protein has protein sequence MLEMTREEFEELVAEALDRIPPELTRLMDNVAVFVEDEPPSDDPELLGLYEGTPLTDRGEWYAGVLPDRITIYRNPTLRMCESREDVVTETEITVVHEIAHHFGIDDARLHALGYG, from the coding sequence GTGCTGGAGATGACGCGCGAGGAGTTCGAGGAGCTGGTCGCCGAGGCGCTCGACCGGATCCCGCCGGAGTTGACGCGACTGATGGACAACGTCGCGGTGTTCGTCGAGGACGAACCGCCGTCGGACGATCCCGAGCTGCTCGGGCTCTACGAGGGGACGCCGCTGACCGACCGGGGCGAGTGGTACGCCGGTGTGCTGCCGGACCGGATCACCATCTACCGGAATCCGACCTTGCGGATGTGCGAGTCGCGGGAGGACGTTGTCACCGAGACGGAGATCACAGTGGTGCACGAGATCGCGCACCACTTCGGCATCGACGACGCGCGCCTTCACGCCCTGGGTTACGGCTGA
- a CDS encoding MarR family transcriptional regulator, with product MTVTSLRPRPEPAEVARVTSTAAELLEVLWGRASTAPASASQLRVLLILEHHEGINLRTLADSLASTPPSTSRLCDRLQAAGFVERVVGAADRREVRLHLSGRGRAFLADLRIRREQTLRAVLDHMPAAKRVALLQGLEAFCEAAAAQIHDDSADSAASGTRTA from the coding sequence GTGACTGTGACTTCCCTCCGACCCCGCCCTGAGCCAGCAGAGGTCGCTCGTGTGACCTCCACGGCCGCGGAGTTGCTGGAAGTCCTCTGGGGCCGGGCCTCCACGGCACCCGCCTCGGCGTCCCAGCTGCGCGTGCTGCTCATCCTGGAGCACCACGAGGGCATCAACCTGCGCACCCTCGCCGACTCCCTCGCCTCCACCCCGCCCTCGACCAGCCGGCTGTGCGACCGGCTCCAGGCGGCCGGGTTCGTCGAACGCGTGGTGGGCGCGGCGGACCGGCGCGAGGTACGGCTGCACCTCAGCGGCCGGGGCCGCGCCTTCCTGGCCGACCTGCGCATCCGCCGGGAACAGACGCTGCGCGCGGTGCTCGACCACATGCCCGCCGCCAAGCGGGTCGCGCTGCTGCAAGGGCTGGAGGCGTTCTGCGAGGCGGCGGCGGCCCAGATACACGACGACTCCGCCGACTCCGCCGCGTCCGGTACCCGGACTGCCTGA
- a CDS encoding STAS domain-containing protein: MTGSSANGPAGFGPPVAGPFGGHGFTVPVLQLGDILLVTLQGELHDGMAEQLQQDITERIAHTRVTGVVIDISGVDIVDSFLGRVLAEIAAGAGLLAARTVLAGMRPAVAITLVELGLTLPGLRTALDAERAMEMLTAGEHRSEGSP, encoded by the coding sequence ATGACCGGCTCCTCGGCGAACGGGCCCGCGGGATTCGGGCCCCCGGTCGCCGGGCCCTTCGGCGGGCACGGCTTCACGGTGCCGGTCCTCCAACTGGGCGACATCCTGCTGGTCACCCTCCAGGGGGAACTGCACGACGGGATGGCCGAGCAGCTTCAGCAGGACATCACCGAACGGATCGCCCACACCCGGGTGACCGGTGTGGTCATCGACATCTCCGGCGTGGACATCGTCGACTCCTTCCTGGGGCGGGTCCTCGCCGAGATCGCCGCCGGAGCCGGTCTGCTGGCCGCCCGTACGGTGCTGGCCGGGATGCGCCCCGCCGTGGCGATCACCCTGGTCGAGCTGGGGCTCACCCTGCCCGGACTGCGTACGGCCCTGGACGCCGAACGCGCGATGGAGATGCTCACCGCGGGTGAGCACCGCAGCGAGGGGAGTCCGTGA
- a CDS encoding PP2C family protein-serine/threonine phosphatase produces MNRFVTAERALRTAAPHQLLDAVRRVLTDQYAADSVELYLADYGLTVLQPVSVLPHTLQPVSVHNSPAGRAFGAQEPYVETLAGDSVDAVRAHLPVTVRGDRLGVLTVTLPGGEHADGCLGELAEIAEVLGHEVVVAERDTDVYLQARRRDRLTLAAEMQWQLLPGRSCARPEYELGAQLEPAYAIFGDNFDWSATADRLSLYVTNGMGEGIEASLLTNLAINALRNARRAGLPIADQAALADQAVYAHYRGRCYLSVLMLDIELATGRARAVDAGSPRLLRLRRGAVERVPFDAQLPLGMFEETDYVAQEFEVEPGDRLVFVSDGVYGAASPGGEAYGDAALARAIQSTRLLPAAEVPRAILRELSGHRGRPVPDDDALVVCLDWRGR; encoded by the coding sequence GTGAACAGATTCGTGACCGCCGAGCGCGCCCTGCGCACGGCGGCGCCCCATCAACTGCTGGACGCGGTCCGTCGTGTACTGACCGATCAGTACGCGGCGGACTCCGTCGAGCTGTACCTGGCCGACTACGGACTGACGGTACTTCAGCCGGTGTCCGTGCTGCCGCACACCCTTCAGCCGGTGTCCGTGCACAACAGCCCGGCGGGCCGGGCCTTCGGCGCGCAGGAGCCGTACGTGGAAACCCTTGCGGGTGACTCGGTTGACGCGGTACGCGCCCATCTGCCGGTCACCGTACGCGGCGACCGCCTCGGCGTGCTGACGGTGACCCTGCCGGGCGGCGAGCACGCCGACGGCTGCCTCGGCGAACTGGCCGAGATCGCCGAGGTGCTCGGGCACGAGGTCGTCGTGGCCGAGCGGGACACCGACGTGTACCTCCAGGCACGCCGCAGGGACCGGCTCACCCTGGCCGCCGAGATGCAGTGGCAGTTGCTGCCGGGCCGCTCCTGCGCCCGCCCCGAGTACGAGCTGGGCGCCCAGCTGGAACCGGCGTACGCGATCTTCGGCGACAATTTCGACTGGTCCGCCACGGCCGACCGGCTCAGTCTCTACGTCACCAACGGCATGGGCGAGGGCATAGAGGCCTCCTTGCTGACGAACCTGGCGATCAACGCCCTGCGCAACGCGCGCCGGGCCGGTCTCCCCATCGCCGACCAGGCGGCCCTGGCCGACCAGGCGGTGTACGCCCACTACCGGGGCCGCTGCTACCTGTCCGTGCTCATGCTGGACATCGAGCTGGCCACGGGGCGGGCCCGGGCGGTGGACGCCGGTTCCCCGCGGCTGCTGCGGCTGCGCCGGGGCGCGGTGGAGCGGGTGCCGTTCGACGCCCAGCTGCCGCTCGGCATGTTCGAGGAGACCGACTACGTGGCCCAGGAGTTCGAGGTCGAGCCCGGGGACCGGCTGGTCTTCGTCAGCGACGGGGTGTACGGCGCCGCATCCCCGGGCGGAGAGGCGTACGGGGACGCCGCCCTGGCCCGGGCGATCCAGTCGACCCGGCTGCTCCCGGCCGCCGAGGTGCCCCGGGCCATCCTGCGCGAACTGTCCGGTCACCGCGGCAGACCCGTCCCGGACGACGACGCCCTGGTGGTGTGTCTGGACTGGCGTGGGCGGTGA